The following are encoded in a window of Qipengyuania soli genomic DNA:
- a CDS encoding tyrosine-type recombinase/integrase, which translates to MITPPEGITITDAAEIWMRRCELEQLERATLHSYRGHVKNHIEPKIGHLLLKELSAPNVRDFLDAMLQDSTRAMAKKCLTTLRSIISAAQERGLVQHNVARDVKLRRADRHAPDRVFPTKAEIKALLTGAPERHKPIIMTALLTGMRMSELRGLKWSAIDFDRNVITVKERADRYCEMGACKSKTSRREIPFGPELKKVLEGWHPSCPSGALDLVFPNGVGNIETHSNIYNRIFKPLMLKCGIVDGEGAPRLSLHAMRHAAASLFIEQGWPPKKIQTMLGHSSITMTYDVYGHLFHDPAKDVDLMGEMERGLLAA; encoded by the coding sequence TTGATTACCCCACCCGAAGGCATCACCATCACCGATGCCGCTGAGATCTGGATGCGACGCTGCGAGCTTGAACAGCTCGAGCGGGCCACGCTTCACTCTTATCGCGGGCACGTGAAGAACCACATTGAGCCGAAGATAGGGCATCTGCTGCTCAAGGAACTGAGCGCGCCCAATGTTCGCGACTTCCTCGATGCCATGCTCCAGGACAGCACGCGGGCCATGGCGAAGAAGTGCCTGACAACCCTTCGGTCTATCATCAGCGCCGCCCAGGAGCGGGGGCTGGTTCAGCATAACGTCGCTCGAGACGTGAAGCTCCGGCGCGCAGATCGCCACGCACCGGACCGTGTCTTCCCGACCAAGGCGGAGATCAAGGCTTTGCTCACCGGAGCGCCGGAGCGCCACAAGCCGATCATCATGACTGCCTTGCTCACCGGTATGCGCATGTCAGAGCTGCGCGGGCTCAAATGGAGTGCGATAGACTTCGACCGCAATGTCATCACCGTCAAGGAGCGTGCCGACCGCTACTGCGAGATGGGGGCGTGCAAAAGCAAGACCAGCCGTAGAGAGATCCCGTTCGGCCCCGAACTCAAAAAGGTCCTAGAAGGGTGGCACCCGTCTTGTCCTTCTGGTGCCCTCGACCTGGTCTTCCCTAACGGAGTTGGCAACATCGAGACCCACTCGAACATCTACAACCGCATCTTCAAGCCGCTGATGCTCAAGTGCGGCATTGTGGATGGGGAGGGCGCTCCACGGCTCTCACTGCATGCCATGCGCCACGCGGCCGCATCGCTCTTCATTGAGCAAGGTTGGCCACCGAAGAAGATCCAGACCATGCTAGGGCATTCGTCGATCACCATGACCTACGACGTCTATGGCCACCTGTTTCATGATCCCGCGAAGGATGTGGACCTTATGGGCGAGATGGAGCGAGGCCTGCTTGCAGCCTGA
- a CDS encoding ABC transporter permease, with amino-acid sequence MIWIAIRMLTGDAQKFYGLVFGIAFSTLLITQQLTIFVNLVERGASGVYNVGNPDVWVMDTVSRTTEVNYAMPSTALDKVRGVPGVEWAVPHLRAAASVRSGDGDLEGVAIIGVDDSTLIGLPKRMKEGSIDVLSQPDSVIIDDTGVIRLYEDGTDPIGQRLELNDQRAVIRGVADAIPSFTSQVTLYTKYSAALRYVPGTRNRLSFVLVGAADGVTPEELVKRIENETGLRARTRDEFAQDGIDFIIENTGIPLNFGITVALGFIVGVAIVGLTFSLFIRDNIKQFGALKAIGVTNAKIRRMVAAQAGLVGLIGYGLGVLGTVGFLWSFSGNPFFKGFYIPWQIPLISLTAVIVILALTGWLALRNVLRTEPASVFR; translated from the coding sequence ATGATCTGGATTGCCATCAGGATGCTCACCGGCGACGCACAGAAATTCTATGGCCTCGTCTTCGGCATCGCCTTTTCCACCCTCCTCATCACCCAGCAGCTGACCATCTTCGTCAACCTCGTCGAGCGTGGCGCGAGCGGGGTCTACAATGTCGGCAATCCCGACGTCTGGGTGATGGACACAGTCAGTCGCACTACGGAAGTGAACTACGCCATGCCCTCGACTGCGCTCGACAAGGTGCGCGGCGTTCCGGGTGTCGAATGGGCGGTGCCGCACCTGCGCGCCGCGGCCTCGGTCCGGTCCGGCGACGGCGATCTCGAGGGGGTTGCGATCATCGGCGTCGATGACTCGACACTGATCGGCCTGCCCAAGCGCATGAAGGAAGGCAGCATCGACGTGCTGTCCCAGCCAGACAGCGTGATCATCGACGATACCGGCGTCATCAGGCTCTACGAGGATGGAACCGATCCGATCGGCCAGCGGCTCGAACTGAACGACCAGCGGGCAGTAATTCGCGGCGTTGCCGATGCCATCCCCAGCTTCACCAGCCAGGTCACGCTCTACACCAAGTACAGCGCGGCGCTCCGCTATGTGCCCGGCACCCGCAATCGCCTATCCTTCGTCCTCGTCGGCGCAGCGGACGGCGTGACCCCCGAGGAACTGGTCAAGCGGATCGAGAATGAGACCGGCCTGCGCGCCCGCACCCGCGATGAATTTGCGCAGGACGGCATCGACTTCATCATCGAGAACACGGGCATCCCGCTCAATTTCGGCATTACTGTCGCGCTCGGCTTCATCGTCGGCGTCGCCATCGTCGGGCTGACCTTCAGCCTCTTCATCCGCGACAACATCAAGCAATTCGGCGCCCTCAAGGCCATCGGCGTCACCAATGCCAAGATCCGTCGCATGGTAGCGGCCCAAGCCGGACTTGTCGGCCTGATCGGCTATGGGTTGGGGGTACTCGGCACGGTGGGCTTCCTGTGGAGCTTCTCCGGCAATCCCTTCTTCAAGGGCTTCTATATCCCTTGGCAGATCCCGCTTATCAGCCTGACCGCCGTAATCGTCATCCTGGCCCTCACCGGCTGGCTGGCGCTGCGTAACGTGCTGCGGACCGAGCCGGCATCGGTGTTCCGTTGA
- a CDS encoding RNA-directed DNA polymerase: protein MSKRTRLTRLLDRGFYPVELPPSFATRNFSTAIGKITAGNNYVGSTISFDGATFRGPLRTFGVVNPVSYYLLSSFIAEHWSKITKTYGLSSCSGVRPTFPAVAKSGRAIGTASLAAKRKRQQHLASVYPVILSLDLNRFYGSIYTHSIPWAVLGKEDAKKRYRDRALRGHWSDTLDILVRGCNQAQTIGIPIGPDTSRIVSEIILSRIDAELTAAGSGLSSTQIYHAIDDYQFGVLSTHEAEDAESRFVRVTSRYGLRLNDFKTAVQHGLDFAPSNFQRNFDQLDGHNDHFVEQFFEVLYRLAHEHDGANVIGYALKRFARVLASNPKQEAVQEYLQRLLYAAPHQARFVLPLLLGIYKRDGVTTDTNRLIKWGVDVCSRRNDVGNLLWFLYAAIFLRTKIGAAQCTQCFGVANELVDLVLSHGRAEGLFSAPTAQIRSRYKQSGFGSAAWLPLYEIERHGWDTTAAFRKIGTADDDGSHYDLLRDHDVKFYLTDERQFSVAAFEGWNLTADDFQIRDWDRAALRDLLWEDGRDWENYE from the coding sequence ATGTCGAAGCGCACTAGATTGACTCGTTTGCTGGATCGCGGATTCTATCCGGTCGAACTTCCTCCAAGCTTCGCCACGAGGAATTTCTCGACTGCAATCGGGAAGATTACCGCTGGAAACAACTACGTTGGCAGCACCATTTCCTTCGATGGTGCTACGTTTCGAGGCCCACTTCGCACGTTCGGGGTCGTAAATCCCGTAAGCTATTATCTGCTTAGTAGCTTCATTGCAGAGCATTGGTCGAAGATTACTAAGACCTATGGTCTGAGTTCGTGCTCTGGTGTGCGCCCAACTTTTCCCGCTGTAGCGAAATCTGGCCGCGCCATCGGGACTGCCTCGCTGGCCGCGAAACGAAAACGGCAGCAGCATCTTGCTAGTGTCTATCCAGTCATCCTGAGCTTAGATCTCAACAGGTTCTATGGTTCAATTTATACGCACTCGATCCCCTGGGCTGTTCTCGGCAAGGAGGACGCAAAAAAGAGATATCGAGATCGCGCCCTTCGAGGACATTGGAGCGACACGCTTGATATCCTCGTTCGAGGTTGCAACCAGGCGCAGACTATTGGGATTCCCATTGGGCCCGATACATCCCGTATCGTATCTGAGATTATCCTGTCGCGCATTGATGCAGAACTCACTGCCGCTGGCTCAGGTCTTTCTTCAACGCAAATCTACCATGCTATCGATGACTATCAGTTCGGCGTTCTTTCAACTCATGAAGCCGAAGACGCCGAAAGTCGATTTGTTCGGGTGACCAGCCGCTACGGACTCCGCCTCAATGATTTCAAAACAGCCGTGCAGCACGGTCTCGACTTTGCTCCGTCCAACTTTCAACGAAATTTCGATCAGCTGGATGGCCATAATGACCATTTCGTTGAGCAGTTCTTCGAGGTTCTTTACCGTCTGGCTCACGAACACGATGGCGCCAATGTAATCGGCTATGCTTTGAAGCGCTTCGCTCGCGTGCTTGCATCAAATCCAAAGCAAGAGGCTGTGCAAGAGTATCTACAGCGACTTCTCTATGCTGCGCCCCACCAGGCTCGGTTCGTTTTACCCCTACTGCTCGGAATATATAAGCGGGATGGTGTCACAACCGATACAAATCGACTGATCAAATGGGGGGTTGATGTCTGTTCCCGGAGAAACGACGTCGGCAACCTGCTCTGGTTTCTTTACGCGGCCATCTTCTTGCGCACCAAGATTGGAGCAGCGCAATGCACGCAGTGTTTTGGTGTCGCAAATGAGCTCGTAGATTTGGTCTTGAGTCATGGACGAGCAGAGGGCCTGTTCAGCGCGCCAACCGCGCAGATTCGTTCTCGTTACAAGCAGTCAGGCTTCGGATCCGCCGCATGGCTACCTCTCTATGAAATAGAAAGGCATGGTTGGGATACCACAGCAGCTTTTAGAAAGATCGGCACGGCCGATGATGACGGCAGCCACTATGATTTACTTCGAGACCACGACGTAAAATTCTACCTGACAGATGAGCGGCAATTTTCTGTAGCCGCGTTTGAAGGGTGGAACCTCACGGCCGATGACTTTCAGATTCGCGACTGGGATCGAGCTGCTTTGCGAGATTTGTTGTGGGAAGACGGTCGTGATTGGGAGAACTACGAATAG
- a CDS encoding ABC transporter ATP-binding protein produces MDTTAIGGCAPTAAICTRGVTRDFTAGQQTLTVLHGIDVDIRAGELTFLVGESGSGKTTLISIMCGILWPTLGEVKVFGTDIYALDDTALVEFRLQNIGFIFQQYNLIPSIDAASNAAVPLIAQGMHRDEARQRAIAMMEKLNIGDQAHKLPSQLSGGQQQRVAIARALVHEPRLVVCDEPTAALDASSGRRVMDLLREVAVAPDRACIIVTHDNRIFDLADRILVLEDGRITHDGTDMPEGH; encoded by the coding sequence ATGGACACGACCGCCATCGGCGGATGCGCACCCACGGCGGCAATCTGTACACGCGGAGTGACACGCGACTTCACTGCGGGCCAGCAGACTCTCACCGTCCTGCACGGGATCGATGTCGACATCCGTGCGGGCGAGCTGACCTTCCTCGTCGGCGAAAGCGGTTCAGGAAAGACGACGCTCATCTCGATCATGTGCGGCATCCTTTGGCCAACACTTGGCGAGGTGAAGGTTTTCGGCACCGACATCTACGCACTCGACGACACCGCGCTGGTCGAGTTCCGCCTGCAGAACATTGGCTTCATCTTCCAGCAGTACAATCTCATCCCCTCCATAGACGCGGCCAGCAATGCCGCAGTGCCGCTGATCGCACAGGGAATGCATCGCGATGAGGCGCGACAGCGTGCCATAGCAATGATGGAGAAGCTCAACATAGGCGACCAGGCACACAAGTTGCCGAGCCAGCTTTCGGGCGGCCAGCAGCAGCGTGTCGCGATTGCCCGCGCTCTTGTCCACGAACCTCGGCTGGTTGTCTGCGACGAGCCGACCGCCGCACTTGATGCCTCTTCGGGTCGCAGGGTGATGGACCTGCTGCGCGAGGTGGCTGTCGCCCCCGATCGGGCCTGCATCATCGTGACGCACGACAACCGCATCTTCGACCTCGCCGACCGTATCCTCGTGCTCGAGGATGGTCGCATCACCCATGACGGCACCGACATGCCGGAAGGACACTGA
- a CDS encoding S41 family peptidase, translating into MLLVAFVQLLAIAVALDSPIRNRIATGTLSALLTVLSRLTDSDLSFEGYRQWVRYRRTPPELDQFLDTWDPSFRSIGEGAEDLGNGFFELGREATDTIPAVGPTLELPVAVLVGPTCSSATFSFARRAQEAGLVRLFGEQTGGNLRGINGGAYFFVRLPGSGLEFDVPLIANFPTTPQPDRGVLPDVEISPTVADIASGRDTCMDAARAWVSGR; encoded by the coding sequence GTGCTGCTTGTTGCATTCGTGCAGTTGCTTGCCATCGCCGTTGCGTTGGACAGTCCGATCCGAAATCGCATCGCAACCGGGACATTGAGCGCGCTCCTGACCGTTCTCTCCCGGTTGACCGATAGTGACTTGTCCTTCGAAGGATATCGCCAATGGGTGCGCTATCGCCGCACGCCACCTGAACTCGATCAATTTCTCGATACGTGGGATCCATCGTTCAGGAGCATTGGCGAGGGGGCGGAAGACCTCGGCAACGGGTTCTTCGAACTGGGCAGGGAAGCAACCGATACAATCCCGGCCGTTGGCCCCACGCTCGAACTGCCCGTGGCGGTGCTGGTCGGACCGACGTGCAGCTCTGCCACATTCTCCTTCGCGCGCCGGGCACAGGAGGCTGGCCTCGTCAGGCTGTTCGGCGAACAGACCGGCGGCAACCTTCGCGGGATCAATGGCGGGGCCTATTTCTTCGTGCGCCTACCGGGAAGCGGCCTCGAGTTCGATGTTCCCCTGATCGCCAATTTCCCGACCACGCCGCAGCCCGACCGTGGTGTTCTTCCCGATGTGGAAATCAGCCCTACGGTGGCGGATATCGCGTCGGGACGCGATACTTGCATGGATGCGGCGAGAGCCTGGGTTTCCGGGCGCTGA
- a CDS encoding efflux transporter outer membrane subunit codes for MNRYTLLLAVSALSLSGCVAGPPPEVATPAPELPQSFYYSPDTATAGSLEALLPQDDPAFVALSAQALSASPTLAEAAARIEQARAAADRAGAERLPNIGANASVTGQRTNPAQFSSNLPPGISFDTERVSYGANLTARWDPDILGHLRAQERAALARVDAADASARGVRNALLGEIAASVIDWRTLDRRQAAIENDLAAAAELARLAGVRERAGIAPGFDRVRAESSASTSRSRLAALESERVRLVGRLVTLTAQPATEVRTALAQGAPALDQPIAPATLPSALLVNRPDVLAAAATLSAEDAELAAAARRRFPVFDLSAAVGLLAFGIGDLFDSQSVVGTLAASVAAPLLDFGRISAEIDAAAASKKAAFEAYRGAVYSALGDAEAAYGLVASTDAEAAAARNEAANLQRAARLAETRQNAGLADFLTVLEARRAADASGERAAAAEGRARRARVLLWQALGGSGS; via the coding sequence GTGAACCGTTACACGCTCCTCCTTGCGGTCAGTGCGCTATCGCTCTCCGGATGCGTGGCAGGTCCACCTCCCGAAGTCGCGACACCTGCACCCGAGCTTCCTCAGAGCTTCTACTATTCACCCGACACAGCGACCGCAGGATCTCTGGAAGCCCTGCTGCCGCAGGACGACCCCGCGTTCGTTGCGCTATCGGCGCAGGCGCTCTCTGCCTCGCCGACACTGGCCGAGGCAGCAGCGCGCATCGAACAGGCGCGCGCCGCTGCCGACCGCGCAGGTGCCGAGCGTCTCCCGAACATAGGTGCCAATGCGTCGGTCACCGGACAGCGTACCAATCCTGCCCAGTTTTCGTCCAACCTGCCGCCCGGGATTTCCTTCGACACCGAGCGCGTGTCCTATGGCGCGAACCTTACCGCGCGGTGGGATCCGGATATTCTTGGGCATTTGCGCGCGCAGGAACGCGCAGCACTCGCACGGGTCGATGCGGCGGACGCCAGTGCCCGAGGCGTGCGCAACGCTCTCCTCGGCGAAATCGCCGCCAGCGTCATCGACTGGCGCACGCTCGATCGCAGGCAGGCTGCTATCGAAAATGACCTTGCCGCAGCAGCCGAACTGGCGCGCCTTGCCGGCGTCCGCGAGCGTGCCGGGATTGCACCCGGTTTCGACCGGGTTCGTGCCGAGAGTTCGGCCAGTACTTCGCGCAGCCGCCTCGCTGCACTCGAAAGCGAGCGTGTGCGCCTCGTCGGCCGCCTCGTCACACTGACCGCGCAGCCTGCAACCGAAGTACGCACGGCTTTGGCGCAAGGCGCGCCGGCGCTGGATCAGCCGATCGCACCTGCCACCCTTCCTTCTGCCTTGCTGGTCAATCGACCGGACGTACTTGCGGCGGCGGCCACGCTCTCTGCCGAGGATGCAGAACTGGCCGCTGCTGCTCGCCGACGCTTTCCCGTGTTCGACCTTTCGGCCGCAGTGGGCCTTCTGGCATTCGGTATTGGCGACCTGTTCGACAGCCAGTCGGTTGTCGGCACTCTTGCTGCATCTGTCGCCGCGCCATTGCTCGACTTCGGTCGCATATCGGCCGAAATCGACGCCGCTGCCGCAAGCAAGAAGGCCGCTTTCGAGGCGTACCGCGGCGCGGTTTATTCTGCCTTGGGCGATGCCGAGGCGGCTTATGGCCTCGTCGCCTCTACTGATGCCGAGGCCGCTGCGGCACGCAACGAGGCAGCCAACCTCCAACGCGCCGCGCGTCTCGCCGAGACCCGCCAGAACGCCGGTCTTGCGGACTTCCTTACCGTGCTCGAAGCCAGGCGAGCTGCCGATGCCAGCGGTGAACGGGCCGCAGCAGCTGAAGGACGGGCGCGTCGTGCACGCGTGCTCTTGTGGCAAGCCCTGGGAGGGAGCGGCAGCTGA
- a CDS encoding murein L,D-transpeptidase catalytic domain family protein → MTISRRQFIGAGICVGAGFASPGGAIIAPASQSPSIPPSPALPPVPPVIQSGLEALSRHHASVVHRDRMAIADYSQASSEARFHIIDVQQGRIEASYLVSHGRGSDPSNSGFVERFSNRPGSNASSSGSFLTDDIYYGKHGRSRRLLGLDAENNLAWDRAIVIHGAEYVDRSMAELQGRVGRSLGCFAFEQGKIDEILELLGPGRLLFSTK, encoded by the coding sequence ATGACAATCAGCAGACGCCAATTCATTGGTGCCGGAATATGTGTCGGCGCCGGTTTTGCATCTCCCGGAGGTGCGATCATCGCACCCGCTTCCCAATCGCCATCTATTCCTCCTTCTCCTGCCCTTCCCCCGGTCCCTCCGGTCATACAGAGTGGGTTGGAGGCCCTTTCCCGCCACCATGCCAGTGTCGTCCATCGCGACAGGATGGCAATTGCCGACTACAGTCAGGCATCGTCAGAGGCGCGCTTTCACATCATCGATGTCCAACAAGGGCGGATCGAGGCATCATACCTTGTATCCCACGGACGTGGTTCCGATCCGTCGAACTCGGGCTTCGTGGAACGGTTCTCGAACCGGCCCGGATCAAACGCCTCCTCTTCGGGCAGTTTCCTCACCGATGATATCTACTACGGCAAACATGGTCGATCGCGACGCCTGCTAGGGCTCGATGCCGAAAACAATCTCGCCTGGGATCGGGCCATCGTGATCCATGGGGCAGAGTACGTCGACAGGTCCATGGCTGAACTGCAGGGGCGTGTCGGACGTAGCCTGGGGTGCTTTGCCTTCGAACAAGGCAAGATCGACGAAATCCTCGAGCTACTCGGACCGGGCCGTTTGCTCTTCTCGACGAAATAG
- a CDS encoding L,D-transpeptidase family protein yields MIAPPGDAKPAPTHIPAPMNWRLLIVMVRSLGNKVRMWGSQLGEARLDGSRGMLRHSALALSVSLLTCSPAFAQDMSPEWSSADITKLRQWVAAAPQDALPPISTRDLDRAVDRGNEKEISAEAREIALDLAKKHLKGAARPSERRGWKIRDTDDEDSLAQMLDKALESGALDTFFAMQRPTHPEYSALRTAYASEIDLKKRQAIARNMERWRWMPRSLGTDYVLVNAARFEANLWRDGKPAGTWRVIVGKTSTPTPVFDATITGVVLNPWWEIPASIVRESVGALVRRNPALAKARGYVWSSGRYRQKPGPNNALGQMKLVMPNPYSVFMHDTPNKTLFDKPVRAFSHGCIRTGDAIGYAATLLQGVKSREEIDRIVAGGETTEISIPSPLPLYVAYFTAVDDGAGGVNILDDIYGRDGLIRQMSATYGDMQPAKAMGCDIGAKG; encoded by the coding sequence ATGATCGCACCTCCGGGAGATGCAAAACCGGCGCCGACACATATTCCGGCACCAATGAATTGGCGTCTGCTGATTGTCATGGTGCGATCCCTGGGCAACAAGGTTAGGATGTGGGGTTCGCAACTGGGGGAGGCAAGGTTGGACGGATCGAGAGGGATGTTGCGGCATTCGGCGCTGGCGCTTTCGGTAAGCCTGCTCACATGCTCGCCGGCGTTTGCGCAGGATATGTCTCCCGAGTGGTCGTCGGCGGACATTACGAAGCTCAGGCAATGGGTTGCAGCTGCGCCACAAGATGCACTTCCGCCAATTTCTACGCGGGACCTCGACAGGGCCGTTGATCGTGGCAATGAGAAAGAAATTTCAGCCGAGGCGCGGGAAATCGCGCTCGATCTTGCGAAGAAGCATCTCAAAGGCGCAGCCAGGCCCAGCGAACGACGGGGCTGGAAAATTCGTGACACGGATGACGAAGATTCCCTTGCGCAGATGCTCGACAAGGCACTGGAGTCGGGCGCGCTCGACACTTTTTTCGCCATGCAGCGCCCGACGCATCCGGAGTATTCGGCGCTGCGGACGGCTTACGCCTCGGAAATCGATCTCAAGAAGCGCCAGGCCATCGCCCGCAACATGGAACGCTGGAGGTGGATGCCTCGATCGCTGGGGACCGATTACGTCCTTGTGAATGCTGCGCGCTTCGAAGCCAACTTATGGCGAGATGGCAAACCGGCCGGGACTTGGCGGGTCATCGTCGGCAAGACATCGACTCCCACCCCGGTGTTCGACGCCACCATAACGGGTGTGGTGCTGAACCCCTGGTGGGAAATCCCAGCCAGCATTGTGAGAGAAAGCGTCGGTGCGCTGGTTCGGCGCAATCCTGCGCTGGCAAAGGCCCGTGGCTACGTGTGGTCGAGCGGGCGGTATCGGCAGAAGCCCGGGCCGAACAACGCGCTGGGCCAGATGAAGCTGGTGATGCCCAACCCATATTCGGTGTTCATGCATGACACTCCCAACAAGACGTTGTTCGACAAACCGGTGCGCGCATTCAGCCATGGTTGCATCCGTACCGGGGACGCGATCGGCTATGCCGCGACCCTGCTCCAGGGCGTAAAGTCACGCGAGGAGATCGACCGGATCGTAGCCGGGGGCGAAACTACCGAAATCTCGATCCCATCACCGCTGCCCCTATACGTCGCCTATTTTACGGCGGTGGACGACGGAGCCGGTGGAGTGAACATTCTCGACGACATCTACGGGCGGGACGGCTTGATCAGGCAGATGTCCGCAACATACGGCGACATGCAGCCTGCGAAGGCCATGGGGTGCGATATCGGCGCCAAGGGCTAA
- a CDS encoding DUF5655 domain-containing protein gives MSDLKLFQTQGSAMSELESSSAPLEKGLQTQFETNLDTLLGVRFLASEYATTHGGRMDTLGIDENGYPVIIEYKRDRSENVINQGLFYLDWLMDHRGDFEILVRDRYGKQSAEAIEWSAPRLICIAADFTKYDEHAVKQMGRNIELVRYRKFGDDLLLLELLTAVSATSSTSTAIAAGNGSKPRKDKTVSEYMQDMGPELAELFADAETYLLGRGDDVTKKVTQFYLAYRRIKNFACVEVRPTLNQIKMFLKLDPDTVELEEGFSRDVRKIGHFGTGDLEMTISSHDDLERAKPLILRSYEES, from the coding sequence ATGAGTGACCTTAAACTCTTTCAAACCCAAGGATCCGCGATGAGCGAGCTAGAAAGTTCTTCAGCTCCGCTAGAAAAGGGTCTCCAGACACAATTCGAGACGAACCTCGACACACTGCTCGGCGTGCGCTTCCTCGCCAGCGAATACGCGACCACCCACGGTGGACGTATGGATACACTTGGCATCGACGAGAACGGCTATCCCGTCATCATCGAATACAAGCGCGACCGCTCAGAGAACGTCATCAACCAAGGACTGTTCTATCTCGACTGGCTCATGGACCACCGCGGTGATTTCGAGATCCTCGTGCGCGATCGCTATGGGAAGCAATCCGCCGAAGCGATCGAATGGAGCGCACCGCGCCTGATCTGTATTGCGGCGGACTTCACGAAGTATGACGAACACGCCGTCAAGCAGATGGGCAGGAACATCGAACTAGTGCGCTACCGCAAGTTCGGCGATGATCTCTTGCTGCTCGAATTGCTGACGGCCGTGTCTGCGACAAGCTCAACCAGCACAGCGATTGCGGCTGGTAACGGCTCCAAGCCCCGCAAGGACAAAACCGTGTCCGAGTATATGCAGGACATGGGGCCGGAACTTGCCGAGCTGTTCGCAGATGCCGAAACCTATCTGTTGGGTCGCGGCGATGACGTGACTAAGAAGGTCACACAGTTCTACCTTGCCTACCGCCGCATAAAGAACTTCGCATGCGTCGAGGTGCGACCCACGCTGAACCAGATAAAGATGTTCCTGAAGCTCGATCCCGACACGGTCGAGCTGGAAGAAGGCTTTTCCCGCGATGTGCGTAAGATTGGGCACTTCGGAACAGGCGACCTCGAAATGACAATCAGCTCGCACGACGATCTCGAACGGGCGAAGCCCCTCATATTGCGGTCTTATGAAGAGTCCTGA
- a CDS encoding efflux RND transporter periplasmic adaptor subunit → MAFDPRNFSFSRQILPVIAVIGLILAVFFIWNGLPDRQLSEPEREPPRAPAALANTERVAGAGVVEPSSEVIQIGSALSGLVTGLYVAPGDRVGAGQVLFTVDDRAARAALGEANAAIAEARAAIAEAQSARATAGRQLALYRNVDDPAAVSRAEVIRAEGEAAAANERLRLAQARLQSAQARANSASTEIGRLTIRAPIAGEILAVNIRKGEYVSTMGGGGSQPFIEMGQTQPLHVRIDIDEEQAPRVALGAPATVSPRGASDRQVKAKFVRAEPLVVPKRSLTNSAAERVDVRVLQVIYELPETDGLFRVGQQVDAYIAAKEPGK, encoded by the coding sequence ATGGCTTTCGATCCGCGAAACTTCAGCTTCTCGCGACAGATTTTGCCGGTGATCGCCGTCATCGGCCTCATCCTGGCAGTGTTCTTCATCTGGAACGGCTTGCCCGATCGTCAGCTGTCCGAACCCGAGCGTGAGCCGCCGCGTGCTCCCGCAGCGCTGGCCAATACGGAACGGGTAGCAGGAGCGGGGGTCGTCGAACCGTCGAGCGAAGTCATCCAGATCGGCTCCGCCCTCTCCGGCCTCGTGACCGGCCTTTATGTCGCGCCGGGAGATCGCGTTGGCGCGGGACAGGTCCTCTTCACCGTCGACGATCGCGCGGCGCGGGCTGCGCTGGGCGAAGCGAATGCGGCCATCGCGGAAGCCCGGGCCGCAATTGCCGAGGCGCAATCCGCGCGAGCAACGGCAGGCCGACAGCTCGCACTCTATCGCAATGTCGACGATCCGGCCGCCGTAAGCCGTGCGGAGGTTATCCGCGCCGAAGGCGAAGCGGCAGCGGCAAACGAGCGCCTCCGCCTCGCCCAGGCCCGGCTGCAATCCGCTCAAGCCCGTGCCAACTCGGCCAGTACCGAGATCGGCAGGTTGACGATCCGCGCGCCCATTGCCGGCGAAATCCTCGCGGTAAATATCCGCAAGGGCGAATACGTCAGCACCATGGGTGGCGGCGGATCGCAGCCGTTCATCGAGATGGGCCAGACCCAGCCGCTCCATGTCCGCATCGACATCGACGAGGAGCAGGCCCCGCGCGTTGCGTTGGGTGCACCTGCGACGGTCAGTCCGCGCGGTGCCTCGGATCGACAGGTGAAGGCGAAATTCGTCCGTGCCGAGCCTCTGGTCGTGCCCAAACGCTCGCTGACCAACAGCGCTGCAGAACGCGTCGATGTGCGTGTGCTGCAGGTGATCTACGAGCTGCCGGAAACCGACGGACTTTTCCGGGTCGGCCAGCAGGTCGACGCCTACATCGCTGCGAAAGAACCGGGCAAGTGA